In Musa acuminata AAA Group cultivar baxijiao chromosome BXJ3-11, Cavendish_Baxijiao_AAA, whole genome shotgun sequence, one DNA window encodes the following:
- the LOC103971365 gene encoding chromatin modification-related protein EAF1 B isoform X4: MGGVVDCGLGVDTKTSPRHASIEKAQAELQKEFDLREERRRELEFLEKGGNPLDFKFSRAASGSVQSTSYTDQLAEPYVTSEAKGSFTLAASPHGDSVESSGRPGGSIGREPNIGDNLLLLDGKNNKHGEKNAKHKGKRGSVVLSEQSSQVDGSHNVKETEDSVIFRVGAKSQAYARRNRSRVSRDCANLGLTDSSSRHGNKASFMSSYMPCPRVTKGSVSGLPVEDHAVSSISNSKAASPEGIIPKALNTDGLVDMQLNLVQNNHICADMMIDGLPEGGKVLKITENVQGNDICDRHSSFAEKASNGTLPQSCDIIGKDDALSVCLSSNPLEFNESKKDPCGAEVINKCGIPEKSTHCFDHDDDLSHKTFVANATTENLNADITEANTCVDGTCNIHENTDGDQSLMLRTDGSSNGDIKDQKTNIGIWSMPDDSTLKENKPVDADVPITANDRSRSVQPDVNNSVVQINNEVCDSRTEMQSEVTPITNAELVKLNDEIICEAEKNMNNFVGDSNCTRKAGIGASFLVSSTCESSEAILVSKSSASTTELETSALDHKKAHEDATLKEARLIEARLRRAAELSISYKSSEKRQKCHWDFVLEEMAWMANDFMQERLWKISAAAQVSRWASCGQEKFEQVNIWRKQKNVARSVAKAVMHFWNEAEVIHTGDMAPNAVHDKCESDRLRLSNVNGTEVERNQGRVSVLDYAVKFLKHNSSTASYAILAEAPTAPKRQNDATILKIPWEDPLSEESLFYTIPPGAMQAYRESMESQWLHCKKFGNTLHQDDCETSNNSVAGGTQDNIYDEDEGETGTYLLPGTFEGGLSSKLSHKKQKHMRQKSTVARLNESGTHLSHEPRLEIKSGNQPFILNGKRTSNTFSVGSIPTKRVKRATRQRVVSPYPCGVNGPLQVTTKTDVSSEDTSSFQDDQDSLHGGYMQRKNLGVGSTMDFEKQLQYDGNEISSTSKKKKKKPNNFGYKNSLNLTDPDLLVVPGKGCSYEQRLHVDPVIQHEQKEHVKKRMESQNFDSNGGTVVYGQHAAKKPKLLKQPLEASLEALTPVAGSLPSPVDSQMSNMSNSNKLVKLIANRDRVRKSKALKMAAGQSGSGSLWSNFEDQALVVLVHDMGPNWELVSDAINSTLQFKCIFRKPKECKERHKFLMDKSAGDGADSTEDSGSSQPYPSTLPGIPKGSARQLFQRLQGPMEEDILKAHFEKIILLGQKLSSYSRQNDNQEQKPTTPAHSSHVVALSHVCPNNLNGGILTPLDFCESISSSPDAFPLGYQGPHAGSLGVGNHQGPVPPSLPTSGVSTMLQGSPGMGLTSSLPPSSAPLNSSYRDSQRYSVPRPSSSPVDDPQRMQQYSQMLSGRNPQQSSMSLSGSLSVGVDRSVRMLPGAGGMGMMPGVNRGIPLPRPSFQGISSPGMLNMVSTGNMLSSGGQGVQNSVNVHPSAICSPGNSMMRPRDPLQMLRPGQIAEEHRQMMMPELQLQVSQANGQSISPFSGMSASFSNVTLPASVPTFSIQQHQQSHQMVQQQHMLGNPHHHIQSTSHSSPQQQAYAMRVAKERQLQHRITPQSQHINGPNAVTPVQNNSQMQPQSQSCSPVTPVSSSQGQHKQQNLLRNPPSGISNQIMKQRQRQVQQHQPRQQQQQRQHTQQQAKLMKDLGRGNMLNHHNISADASQISGFSTASKNRVSDKHLMHQGQGVFPGSPCLNPSWHQSGSQTNIYTHPLPQSTKQSSSMSDTCNQGSAPSSPSHNILASQQASIPSSMPLPKQHQQPQQHYLNQSHQSIQRTALQQSRQINPSGRMQSSTDQSQINQIVPSASIPQCTDSGTSASAVSSSTLWNPEPLYDKNAPTTIAHVASSPQENLVGSEALVPSSGQGLVPPQQLSAGVSEHGHKSGGQWQHQQQQQPHHQQEQQHSQHQSQQMVQSDLYA, encoded by the exons ATGGGAGGTGTTGTAGATTGTGGACTTGGTGTAGACACCAAAACTTCACCACGTCATGCATCAATCGAGAAGGCACAGGCTGAACTTCA GAAAGAATTTGACTTACGTGAAGAGCGTAGAAGGGAATTGGAATTTCTTGAGAAA GGGGGGAATCCATTGGATTTTAAATTTAGTCGTGCAGCTTCAGGCAGTGTACAATCTACTTCTTATACAGATCAACTTGCTGAGCCATATGTTACCAG TGAAGCAAAAGGTAGCTTCACATTGGCTGCTTCACCACATGGAGATTCCGTTGAAAGCAGTGGGAGACCTGGAGGTTCTATTGGTCGTGAACCTAATATTGGAGACAATTTATTGCTTTTGGATGGGAAAAACAACAAGCATGGGGAGAAAAATGCTAAACATAAAGGTAAAAGAGGTAGTGTTGTTCTTTCAGAACAATCTTCTCAAGTTGATGGTTCTCATAATGTGAAAGAAACAGAAGACTCTGTTATTTTCCGTGTTGGGGCTAAAAGTCAGGCATATGCCCGGCGTAATAGATCCAGAGTCAGTCGTGATTGTGCCAATTTAGGTTTAACTGATTCCAGTTCTCGTCATGGCAATAAAGCATCCTTTATGTCTTCCTACATGCCTTGTCCTAGGGTTACAAAAGGGTCTGTATCAGGACTGCCAGTAGAAGACCATGCTGTATCTTCCATTTCAAACTCAAAGGCAGCGAGCCCGGAAGGTATTATACCAAAGGCTTTAAATACAGATGGTCTAGTCGATATGCAGCTGAATTTGGTACAAAATAATCACATCTGTGCTGACATGATGATAGATGGACTGCCTGAGGGTGGAAAAGTACTCAAGATTACTGAAAATGTTCAGGGAAATGACATCTGCGATCGACATTCATCTTTTGCTGAGAAAGCTTCTAATGGTACCTTACCACAATCCTGTGATATTATTGGAAAGGATGATGCTCTTTCAGTTTGTTTATCATCCAACCCTCTGGAGTTTAATGAGAGTAAGAAAGATCCGTGTGGTGCTGAAGTTATCAACAAATGTGGTATTCCAGAAAAAAGTACACATTGTTTCGATCATGATGATGATTTGAGTCATAAAACTTTTGTTGCTAACGCTACTACTGAAAACTTAAATGCAGATATCACAGAGGCAAATACTTGTGTAGATGGTACTTGTAACATTCATGAAAATACTGACGGTGATCAGTCTTTGATGTTGAGGACTGATGGTAGTTCAAATGGAGACATTAAAGACCAGAAAACAAATATAGGAATCTGGTCCATGCCAGATGACAGCACATTGAAAGAAAATAAGCCTGTTGATGCTGATGTCCCCATTACTGCTAATGATAGATCTAGGTCAGTTCAACCAGACGTCAACAATTCAGTTGTTCAGATTAATAATGAAGTATGTGACAGTAGAACTGAGATGCAGAGTGAAGTCACACCTATAACCAACGCTGAACTTGTGAAGCTGAATGATGAAATTATTTGTGAGGCAGAAAAGAATATGAATAACTTTGTAGGTGATTCAAATTGTACAAGGAAAGCTGGTATCGGAGCAAGCTTTCTGGTTTCCTCAACTTGCGAGTCTTCAGAAGCCATCCTTGTGTCTAAGAGCTCTGCATCTACTACTGAGCTTGAGACTTCTGCATTAGATCACAAAAAGGCACATGAAGATGCTACATTAAAAGAAGCCAGATTAATAGAG GCAAGGCTTAGAAGGGCTGCGGAGCTGTCAATCTCTTATAAAAGTTCAGAGAAGCGACAAAAATGTCATTGGGATTTTGTGCTTGAGGAAATGGCATGGATGGCAAATGATTTCATGCAG GAGAGGTTGTGGAAGATTTCAGCTGCTGCCCAAGTTTCTCGATGGGCTTCTTGTGGTCAAGAAAAGTTTGAACAGGTAAACATATGGCGCAAGCAGAAAAATGTTGCTAGAAGTGTGGCCAAGGCTGTTATGCATTTCTGGAATGAAGCTGAGGTCATTCATACTGGTGACATGGCACCTAATGCAGTGCATGACAAGTGTGAATCAGATAGGCTTAGGCTATCAAATGTCAATGGGACTGAGGTAGAGAGAAACCAG GGTCGAGTTTCTGTACTGGATTATGCAGTTAAATTCCTGAAACATAATAGCAGCACAGCAAGTTATGCCATCTTGGCTGAAGCACCAACTGCTCCCAAGAGACAAAATGATGCAACCATTTTAAAAATACCTTGGGAAGATCCACTTTCAGAA GAAAGTCTTTTCTACACAATACCTCCTGGTGCAATGCAGGCATACAGAGAATCTATGGAGTCTCAGTGGTTGCACTGCAAA AAATTTGGTAACACTTTGCATCAGGACGATTGTGAGACATCTAACAATTCTGTGGCAG GTGGAACTCAGGACAATATATATGATGAGGATGAAGGTGAAACAGGCACCTATCTCCTTCCTGGAACTTTTGAAGGTGGCTTGTCATCGAAACTTTCTCACAAAAAGCAAAAACACATGCGACAGAAATCTACTGTTGCAAGACTCAATGAAAGTGGTACCCATTTGTCTCATGAACCTCGCTTGGAAATCAAATCAGGAAATCAACCTTTTATATTGAATGGTAAAAGAACTTCAAATACTTTTAGTGTTGGTTCAATTCCGACAAAACGTGTAAAGAGAGCTACTCGACAACGGGTTGTCAGTCCTTATCCTTGTGGAGTTAATGGGCCCCTGCAAGTGACTACTAAAACAGATGTATCAAGTGAAGATACAAGTTCTTTCCAAGATGACCAGGATTCATTGCATGGTGGATATATGCAAAGGAAAAACTTAGGGGTTGGGTCTACAATGGACTTTGAGAAGCAATTGCAATATGATGGTAAtgaaatatcctcaacatctaaaaagaagaagaagaagcctaaTAATTTTGGCTACAAGAATTCACTAAACCTGACTGATCCTGATCTTTTAGTTGTTCCTGGAAAG GGGTGCTCGTACGAGCAAAGGTTGCATGTTGATCCTGTGATTCAGCATGAACAG AAGGAACATGTTAAGAAGAGAATGGAGTCACAAAATTttgactcaaatggaggcactg TTGTTTACGGTCAACATGCTGCCAAGAAGCCAAAACTTCTGAAGCAACCGCTGGAGGCTTCGCTTGAGGCACTTACCCCTGTGGCCGGTTCATTGCCTTCACCGGTTGATTCCCAGATGAGTAATATGTCCAATTCAAATAAGCTCGTCAAACTTATTGCTAATCGGGATCGTGTAAGAAAAAGTAAAGCATTGAAG ATGGCTGCTGGACAGTCTGGATCTGGAAGTCTATGGTCAAATTTTGAGGACCAG GCACTTGTTGTCCTTGTTCATGATATGGGTCCAAACTGGGAGCTAGTTAGTGATGCAATCAACAGCACCCTCCAGTTCAAG TGTATCTTCCGTAAGCCTAAAGAATGCAAAGAGCGGCACAAATTTTTGATGGACAAAAGTGCCGGAGATGGGGCTGACAGCACGGAAGATTCTGGTTCATCCCAACCTTATCCATCCACTCTACCTGGCATTCCAAAG GGAAGTGCACGACAATTGTTTCAGCGCCTTCAGGGACCAATGGAAGAGGATATTCTGAAGGCACATTTTGAGAAGATTATCTTGCTTGGACAGAAACTGTCTTCCTATAGCCGTCAG AATGATAATCAGGAACAGAAGCCAACGACACCAGCTCATAGTTCTCATGTGGTTGCTCTTTCACATGTATGCCCAaacaacttgaatggaggaatatTAAC GCCACTTGATTTTTGCGAATCAATCTCTTCAAGCCCAGATGCTTTTCCTCTTGGGTATCAGGGGCCTCATGCTGGTAGCTTAGGAGTCGGGAACCATCAAGGTCCTGTGCCTCCGAGTCTTCCTACATCAGGTGTGAGTACCATGTTACAGGGATCTCCTGGGATGGGCCTAACTAGCAGCTTGCCACCATCTTCAGCACCATTGAATTCCTCTTATAG GGATTCCCAGAGGTATAGTGTTCCAAGACCATCTAGCTCACCTGTTGATGATCCACAAAGAATGCAACAGTATAGCCAAATGCTTTCtggaagaaatcctcaacaatctAGTATGTCCTTATCTGGGTCTCTATCAGTTGGAGTTGATCGTAGTGTTCGAATGTTGCCTGGTGCTGGTGGCATGGGAATGATGCCTGGGGTGAATCGAGGAATTCCCTTGCCAAGGCCATCATTTCAAGGAATAAGTTCCCCAGGCATGCTGAACATGGTTTCCACTGGAAACATGCTTTCAAGTGGCGGTCAGGGGGTGCAAAACTCTGTCAATGTTCATCCAAGTGCTATATGTAGCCCAGGAAACTCAATGATGCGCCCACGGGATCCTTTGCAAATGTTGCGG CCTGGTCAAATTGCGGAGGAACATAGGCAGATGATGATGCCAGAACTTCAGCTGCAAGTCTCACAAGCGAATGGGCAGTCTATTTCTCCTTTCAGTGGAATGAGTGCCTCCTTTTCTAATGTGACGCTTCCTGCatctgttccaacattttcaattCAACAACACCAACAGTCTCATCAAATGGTGCAACAACAACATATGCTTGGAAACCCTCACCATCACATCCAAAGCACAAGCCACTCCAGTCCACAGCAGCAGGCATATGCCATGCGAGTTGCTAAAGAGAGACAACTGCAACATAGGATAACGCCTCAATCCCAGCATATCAATGGACCAAATGCAGTGACACCAGTTCAAAATAATTCACAGATGCAACCGCAATCCCAGTCATGTTCTCCTGTGACTCCAGTATCTTCTTCACAAGGTCAACATAAGCAGCAAAATTTGTTGAGGAACCCACCATCTGGAATTTCAAATCAGATTATGAAGCAAAGACAACGGCAGGTTCAACAACATCAGCCAAGGCAACAACAGCAGCAAAGACAACATACACAGCAGCAGGCCAAACTTATGAAAGATTTGggcagagggaacatgttaaatcATCATAACATATCAGCAGATGCCTCCCAAATTAGTGGCTTTTCAACAGCTTCTAAGAACAGAGTTTCTGATAAACATCTGATGCATCAGGGCCAAGGTGTTTTTCCTGGTAGCCCATGTCTGAACCCAAGTTGGCATCAATCTGGAAGCCAAACAAATATCTACACTCATCCACTGCCACAATCAACAAAGCAATCGTCGTCAATGTCTGATACCTGCAATCAAGGCTCAGCTCCGAGTTCTCCCAGCCATAACATCTTAGCTTCTCAGCAAGCCTCAATTCCATCTTCGATGCCTTTGCCTAAACAACATCAGCAACCACAGCAACATTATCTGAATCAGTCTCATCAAAGCATTCAAAGAACAGCGCTGCAGCAAAGCCGGCAGATAAATCCCAGTGGTAGGATGCAATCATCAACTGATCAGAGCCAAATCAATCAGATAGTTCCGAGTGCATCAATTCCTCAGTGTACTGATTCAGGCACTTCTGCTTCTGCGGTTTCATCTTCCACCCTGTGGAATCCAGAGCCATTATATGATAAGAATGCACCAACAACGATAGCTCATGTGGCTAGCTCACCACAGGAAAATTTAGTGGGAAGTGAAGCTTTAGTGCCCTCCTCTGGCCAGGGCCTGGTACCACCACAGCAATTGTCAGCTGGCGTGTCTGAGCATGGGCATAAAAGCGGGGGACAGTGGCAGcatcagcagcaacagcagcctcATCATCAGCAGGAGCAGCAACATTCTCAGCATCAGAGCCAACAAATGGTTCAAAGTGATTTGTATGCATGA